The following coding sequences are from one Motacilla alba alba isolate MOTALB_02 chromosome 4, Motacilla_alba_V1.0_pri, whole genome shotgun sequence window:
- the TNIP3 gene encoding TNFAIP3-interacting protein 3 isoform X2 encodes MKKKDAEDFMELCPHQCVEMERCESKELDVEIRNLIGKNITSESCEDPKPIAQERLSPQRTSCTLKSHSEGKAPGLLGCTWAGGSGMEAPAEPLQSRHTILSEKKPLSSNSLEQQILTLERQRRELLEVNKQWDHQFRSMKQLYEKQLTEMRARLDVSERRVSELEQERHRQHPEEERWQVLGRERLLQEKKDTEVLSEALHEMKEENRLLKQQNASMTRRKEYYESEISRLNKALLDTLKKQHPPVVGTLPGKGDRNSIEEMRTQLEVLKQQVQIYEEDFRKERSDRERLNEEKEALQKINERLQSQLSKLSSQTKDLPVQPERPSYPAPLFLSPCVNYGGCGMVLHCPDPRAHPVPRRAQQQQQCLPDYQWYVPDQLPPDVQHKANDSSLEKGAHR; translated from the exons GTGTGAAAGTAAAGAGCTGGATGTTGAAATAAGGAACCTGATAGGGAAGAACATCACTTCGGAGTCGTGTGAGGACCCCAAGCCTATTGCCCAAGAGAGGCTGAGCCCTCAGAGAACTTCGTGTACCCTTAAG AGCCACAGTGAAGGAAAAGCTCCAGGTCTTCTTGGATGCACCTGGGCAGGTGGGAGTGGCATGGAAGCTCCAGCAGAACCATTGCAG TCAAGGCACACTATACTGAGCGAAAAGAAGCCTTTATCATCCAATTCTCTGGAGCAACAGATCCTCACACTGGAAAGACAGAGACGAGAG CTTTTGGAGGTGAACAAGCAATGGGATCATCAATTTAGAAGTATGAAACAGCTTTATGAAAAGCAG CTGACAGAGATGAGGGCAAGGCTGGACGTGTCGGAGAGGAGAGTGAGcgagctggagcaggagaggcacCGGCAGCATCCAGAGGAGGAGAGGTGGCAAGTGCTGGGCAgagagaggctgctgcaggaaaag AAAGATACAGAGGTCCTTAGTGAGGCTCTCCATGAAATGAAGGAAGAGAACAGGCTCCTGAAGCAGCAGAATGCCTCAATGACCAGGAGGAAGGAATACTATGAGAGTGAAATAAGTCGTCTCAACAAG GCCCTTCTGGACACGTTGAAAAAGCAGCACCCACCTGTTGTTGGGACTCTTCCAGGGAAGGGTGACAGGAACAGCATTGAGGAGATGAGAACCCAACTTGAAGTCCTTAAACAGCAG GTCCAAATATACGAGGAAGACTTCAGGAAGGAGAGGTCTGACCGAGAGAGGCTTAATGAGGAGAAAGAAGCATTGCAGAAAATTAATGAGAGATTACAATCTCAACTGAGTAAACTCAGCTCTCAG ACAAAAGACCTCCCAGTACAGCCTGAGAGGCCCAGTTATCCAGCTCCACTCTTCCTCTCCCCGTGTGTGAATTATGGGGGTTGTGGGATGGTTCTTCACTGTCCAGATCCCCGGGCGCATCCAGTGCCTcgcagggcacagcagcagcagcagtgcttg CCAGACTATCAGTGGTATGTTCCTGACCAGCTTCCGCCAGATGTGCAGCACAAGGCAAATG
- the TNIP3 gene encoding TNFAIP3-interacting protein 3 isoform X1, with protein MIHCEELKMKKKDAEDFMELCPHQCVEMERCESKELDVEIRNLIGKNITSESCEDPKPIAQERLSPQRTSCTLKSHSEGKAPGLLGCTWAGGSGMEAPAEPLQSRHTILSEKKPLSSNSLEQQILTLERQRRELLEVNKQWDHQFRSMKQLYEKQLTEMRARLDVSERRVSELEQERHRQHPEEERWQVLGRERLLQEKKDTEVLSEALHEMKEENRLLKQQNASMTRRKEYYESEISRLNKALLDTLKKQHPPVVGTLPGKGDRNSIEEMRTQLEVLKQQVQIYEEDFRKERSDRERLNEEKEALQKINERLQSQLSKLSSQTKDLPVQPERPSYPAPLFLSPCVNYGGCGMVLHCPDPRAHPVPRRAQQQQQCLPDYQWYVPDQLPPDVQHKANDSSLEKGAHR; from the exons GTGTGAAAGTAAAGAGCTGGATGTTGAAATAAGGAACCTGATAGGGAAGAACATCACTTCGGAGTCGTGTGAGGACCCCAAGCCTATTGCCCAAGAGAGGCTGAGCCCTCAGAGAACTTCGTGTACCCTTAAG AGCCACAGTGAAGGAAAAGCTCCAGGTCTTCTTGGATGCACCTGGGCAGGTGGGAGTGGCATGGAAGCTCCAGCAGAACCATTGCAG TCAAGGCACACTATACTGAGCGAAAAGAAGCCTTTATCATCCAATTCTCTGGAGCAACAGATCCTCACACTGGAAAGACAGAGACGAGAG CTTTTGGAGGTGAACAAGCAATGGGATCATCAATTTAGAAGTATGAAACAGCTTTATGAAAAGCAG CTGACAGAGATGAGGGCAAGGCTGGACGTGTCGGAGAGGAGAGTGAGcgagctggagcaggagaggcacCGGCAGCATCCAGAGGAGGAGAGGTGGCAAGTGCTGGGCAgagagaggctgctgcaggaaaag AAAGATACAGAGGTCCTTAGTGAGGCTCTCCATGAAATGAAGGAAGAGAACAGGCTCCTGAAGCAGCAGAATGCCTCAATGACCAGGAGGAAGGAATACTATGAGAGTGAAATAAGTCGTCTCAACAAG GCCCTTCTGGACACGTTGAAAAAGCAGCACCCACCTGTTGTTGGGACTCTTCCAGGGAAGGGTGACAGGAACAGCATTGAGGAGATGAGAACCCAACTTGAAGTCCTTAAACAGCAG GTCCAAATATACGAGGAAGACTTCAGGAAGGAGAGGTCTGACCGAGAGAGGCTTAATGAGGAGAAAGAAGCATTGCAGAAAATTAATGAGAGATTACAATCTCAACTGAGTAAACTCAGCTCTCAG ACAAAAGACCTCCCAGTACAGCCTGAGAGGCCCAGTTATCCAGCTCCACTCTTCCTCTCCCCGTGTGTGAATTATGGGGGTTGTGGGATGGTTCTTCACTGTCCAGATCCCCGGGCGCATCCAGTGCCTcgcagggcacagcagcagcagcagtgcttg CCAGACTATCAGTGGTATGTTCCTGACCAGCTTCCGCCAGATGTGCAGCACAAGGCAAATG